The Lipingzhangella halophila genomic interval GGTTGGCCCGTAACAAGATCACATCCCCGTTGGCCCGATCCTTCGGGGATTCCTGTGAACAGCCCTCTGTGTGCGCCTCAGCGCGACGACCGCGAGCATCGCCGTCCCCCAATCCACCGCGGAGACGTGAACGGTCGGGGGCGAGCCCCGGGTCGTGCGCACCTCAACCGGGAAGAAGCCACGCCCCATCGCACACCCGAACGAATGGCTTAAGTTGGTGTCACATTGCTGTGGGTCGCGGACCATCGAGGACCACGTCTGTGACCTGCGGGTTTGTGAGGGTGGTGTGAGGCCTATCGCGGACCATCGAGGACCAAGGGTGGTCCTCGATGGGCTAGGACTGGCCGTGAGAAAATGCCTGGTCATCGGGGGTGGTCCTCGATGGTCCGCGACCCAGACGATTGTGGGGCCACTTTTGCGAGCGTGAAGCAGAAGCCTCAGCCGGGGAACAGCGAGGCCCCGTCGTGCACCTGAACGAACGGGACAGAACCCATCGAGCAGGACCAGCCCTACCTACGGGCTCTGCCGTCGCAACGAGACACCTGATCTCCTCACCTTGGCGTCCCGCTGGAACAGGGCCCCAGACTGACGGTGCAGCAGGTCCACGATGCGCAGTAGCGTGAATCCCTGGCTCGTGTAGTAACGATGCAGCTCAGGGTTGGTCTTCCAAGCGTCCAGGCGCACCCAAGAGCGCTCGCGCTCTTCAGCGAGTTCTGCAGCGAAGTCAAGCAGTGCTCCTCCGAGCCTGCGACCAGACCACCGGCGGTCGACCGCCATCTTGTGAATGTAAAGAGCGTCATCCGGGTGGTCCTCGCTGACCCAGAAGTCAGGGTCAGCGTGCGTGTCGATGGTGGCAGACGCGACAACTTCTCCGTTGTCGTTCCGGGTGACGACGTAGAGCGCTCCGCGCTTCAGGTCGCGGTCGATGACGTCGACTGGAGGTGGGTACTGCCACTGGTCAGACCCCCATGACGCAAGCCAGGTGCTCGCTCCCGCAAGCAAGTCAGCGACCCGACCTGCGTCGGCTGCGACTGCCTGGCGCACGCCAAAGGTCATGTCCAGTCCGCGGGCATGTCGAACTCCAGGGCGATCACGTGGCGGTCCCCAGGCAGGATCGATACAGCGCACCGAATGGGTGTGCCCTCAGCGGTGTAGCCCGTGCG includes:
- a CDS encoding GNAT family N-acetyltransferase, whose protein sequence is MLAGASTWLASWGSDQWQYPPPVDVIDRDLKRGALYVVTRNDNGEVVASATIDTHADPDFWVSEDHPDDALYIHKMAVDRRWSGRRLGGALLDFAAELAEERERSWVRLDAWKTNPELHRYYTSQGFTLLRIVDLLHRQSGALFQRDAKVRRSGVSLRRQSP